GCATGGGGGCGGGGCCGGGCGGGCCGGGGCTCTCCGGCGTGCACGTGCACATGACCAACTCGCTGAACACGCCCGTAGAGGCACTCGAGCACGCCTACCCACTGCGCGTGCGCCGCTACGAGATCCGCCGCGGCACGGGCGGCGCCGGGCTGCACCGCGGCGGGGACGGCCTGCGCCGCGACCTCGAGCTACTGGCGGACGCGGAGGTCAGCCTGCTCACGGAGCGGCGGCAGAGCCGGCCCGCGGGACTGGCGGGCGGCGAGCCGGGCGCGGCGGGCGCGAACGTGCTGATCCGGGCGGGAGAGGAGCAGCCGCTGCCGGCCAAGACCACCTTCCATGCCCGGGCCGGCGACGTGATCAGCATCCGCACGCCCGGCGGCGGGGGGTGGGGAGTAGCTGCCTTCGTGGCGCTCGCGCTAGGCATCGTGTCCGCCGGCTCGGCTGCCCAATCTCCTGACTGCGGCGGCCAGGGTGCCCCATCCGCCGCCGCCAGCGCGGACCTCTACTGTATCCCGCTGCTCCCCGCGCCCGATTTTCCGCAGGCGTCGGGCATGGCCGAGATGGAGCGCGTGCCCGCACCCTTCGGCATGGCCGTGACCCCCCAGGGCGAGCCGCTGTACGAGCTGCGCGTCTCCGTGGCCGGACTCGAGGCGCCGGAGCGGCTGGGCGCATACCGGAGCTACATCGCCTGGGCGACGACGCCGCTGCTGCGCCCCTGGATCAAGCTGGGCGAGGTCGCGAACGGACGCGCGGCTGTGGGCCGCATCGCGCTGGACAAGTTCCTGGTGCTCGTTAGCGCCGAGGCTTCCGCTGGCACGCTCGAGCGCCAGGGCCCTATCCTGCTACGCGGCACCTCGCCCAGCATGCGCATGATCCCGCACGAGGGCGATCCGCTCCTCTTCGCCGCCGCGGCCGCCGACCCGGGAGCGCATACGGCCCATCGAGCCGCGCCCGCCGCCCACGAGCTCGAATGGATCGAGCCGCCGCCGCACCCCGGGATACCCATGCCGCCCGGGCTGCACGACGCGCTGCCCAGCGTACGTCCGTTCCTGCCCCGTCCGCCGGCCGGGAGCCCGATCCCTGAAGCCGTGCCGCGCAGGCTCGTGCGGCTGAGGAACGGCGGCACGCTCGACCTGGAGGCCGCGCCCCTGCGGCGTACGATTGGCGGCCGTACCCATGTCATGTACGGCTTCAACGGCCAGTATCCGGGGCCGCTCATCGAGGTCGGGCAGGGTACGACGATCCTCGTGAACTTCAGCAACCGCACCGAGCTGCCCACCGCCATCCACTGGCACGGCGTGCGGCTGGAAAACCGCTTCGACGGCGTGCCGCACGTCACGCAGGAGCCGGTCCCGCCCGGAGGCAAGTTCCAGTACCGGGTCTACTTCCGTGACGCGGGCATCTACTGGTATCACCCGCATCACCGCGAAGACATCCAGCAGGATCTCGGGCTCTACGGCAACTTGATCGTCCGATCGCCGCGCCCGGACTTCTACGCTCCCGTGAACCGCGAAGAGGTCCTGATGCTGGACGATCTGCTGGTCGCGGAGCAGGGTCTGGTGCCGTACGGGCTCGAGCGCGCCACGCACGCGCTCAGCGGCCGCTTCGGCAACGTGCTGCTGGTGAACGGCGAGCCGGAGTATCGGCTGCGGGTGAAGAAAGGGGAGGTCGTTCGCTTCTTTCTCACCAATGTCGCGAACACGCGCACCTTCAATCTGTCGTTCGGCGGCGCGCCCATCAAAGTCGTCGCCTCTGACCTCAGCAAATTCGAGCGCGAGGAATGGGTGGAGAACGTCGTGCTCGCGCCCGCCGAGCGCTATGTGGTCGAGGTCCGGTTCGATTCGGCGGGCGACGTCGCCATCACCAACCGCGTGCGCGGCCTCGATCACCTCTACGGCAGCTTCTTCCCCGAGGTGGACACACTGGGCATCGTGCACGTGTCGCGTGAGGCGGTCACGCCCGACCACTCGGCGGCGTTCGCGCGGCTGCGCGACAACGCGGAGGTCACCGCCGATATCGCCGCGTACCACGGGCACTTCGACCGGCCCGTGGA
This genomic window from Gemmatimonadota bacterium contains:
- a CDS encoding hydantoinase B/oxoprolinase family protein, which produces MGAGPGGPGLSGVHVHMTNSLNTPVEALEHAYPLRVRRYEIRRGTGGAGLHRGGDGLRRDLELLADAEVSLLTERRQSRPAGLAGGEPGAAGANVLIRAGEEQPLPAKTTFHARAGDVISIRTPGGGGWGVAAFVALALGIVSAGSAAQSPDCGGQGAPSAAASADLYCIPLLPAPDFPQASGMAEMERVPAPFGMAVTPQGEPLYELRVSVAGLEAPERLGAYRSYIAWATTPLLRPWIKLGEVANGRAAVGRIALDKFLVLVSAEASAGTLERQGPILLRGTSPSMRMIPHEGDPLLFAAAAADPGAHTAHRAAPAAHELEWIEPPPHPGIPMPPGLHDALPSVRPFLPRPPAGSPIPEAVPRRLVRLRNGGTLDLEAAPLRRTIGGRTHVMYGFNGQYPGPLIEVGQGTTILVNFSNRTELPTAIHWHGVRLENRFDGVPHVTQEPVPPGGKFQYRVYFRDAGIYWYHPHHREDIQQDLGLYGNLIVRSPRPDFYAPVNREEVLMLDDLLVAEQGLVPYGLERATHALSGRFGNVLLVNGEPEYRLRVKKGEVVRFFLTNVANTRTFNLSFGGAPIKVVASDLSKFEREEWVENVVLAPAERYVVEVRFDSAGDVAITNRVRGLDHLYGSFFPEVDTLGIVHVSREAVTPDHSAAFARLRDNAEVTADIAAYHGHFDRPVDHTLTLTMRAKELPFPVELMLRLDSAFFNPVEWTGTMPMMDWVATGGEVEWVLREEETVRENMAIEWRFRVGDVVKIRLLNDRRALHAMQHPIHVHGQRFLVLSQNGVANRNLVWKDTMLLPVGHTADLLLELSNPGKWMLHCHIAEHIEAGMKMVFTVE